From one Gossypium hirsutum isolate 1008001.06 chromosome D08, Gossypium_hirsutum_v2.1, whole genome shotgun sequence genomic stretch:
- the LOC107899916 gene encoding UBA domain-containing protein Mud1-like encodes MARKCPNKVMVSVIKKKDEAKPTEGKTSRVNSMVLIPRKKNGGKGLMFVDINIAGQKRSAFIDTGASDLFMSEKAAKKLGMSIRKSNKKIKVATSEKAPTVGVVRDVELQIGEWKSKEEFEVIRLDDYDFVLGLNFLVRIQATLQPWADQIHIATGPSTKSIVPVHRDVKVGTKVLSSI; translated from the coding sequence ATGGCGCGAAAATGTCCGAATAAAGTGATGGTTTCGgtaattaaaaagaaagatgagGCGAAGCCTACCGAGGGAAAGACATCGAGAGTCAATTCGATGGTGCTCATTCCTAGGAAGAAGAATGGAGGCAAAgggttgatgtttgtagacatcaacaTTGCGGGTCAGAAGCGGAGTGCTTTTATTGATACGGGAGCATCGGACTTGTTCATGTCGGAAAAGGCTGCGAAGAAGCTTGGTATGTCAATTAGGAAATCAAATAAGAAGATCAAGGTAGCAACTTCCGAGAAAGCCCCAACTGTGGGAGTAGTTCGTGATGTGGAGCTACAAATCGGTGAATGGAAGAGCAAGGAAGAATTCGAGGTAATCCGATTagatgattatgattttgtgcTTGGCTTAAACTTCCTTGTCAGGATTCAAGCAACTCTGCAACCATGGGCCGATCAAATCCATATTGCCACCGGTCCATCAACAAAGAGTATTGTGCCGGTGCATCGGGATGTGAAAGTTGGGACTAAGGTGTTATCGTCAATCTAA